The following are from one region of the Desulfofundulus luciae genome:
- the cas4 gene encoding CRISPR-associated protein Cas4 gives MATDIRVIGSFVQAMMICPRQVWLMSRQICPDEDNVFLELGRLIGSHAYGRERKEVHLGHLCLDLVRRGGREFVVGEVKKSSRAREAARMQLAFYLYELREMGIEAEGELLFPEERRRERVVLDAGLIQQVEELKRRIIAVIYRDKPPPPQKIPFCSKCAYAELCWA, from the coding sequence GTGGCAACGGATATCCGGGTGATCGGAAGTTTCGTTCAGGCCATGATGATCTGCCCGCGGCAGGTCTGGCTTATGTCGCGGCAGATCTGCCCCGATGAGGACAACGTGTTCCTGGAACTGGGGCGCCTGATAGGATCTCACGCCTATGGACGCGAGCGCAAGGAGGTACACCTGGGGCACCTGTGCCTGGACCTCGTGCGCCGCGGTGGGCGTGAATTTGTGGTGGGTGAGGTCAAGAAGTCCTCCCGGGCCCGGGAAGCGGCCCGGATGCAACTGGCCTTTTATCTTTACGAACTGCGGGAAATGGGAATTGAGGCCGAGGGGGAACTGCTGTTTCCCGAAGAGCGCCGGCGGGAGCGGGTGGTGCTGGACGCGGGGTTGATACAACAGGTGGAGGAATTGAAAAGGCGCATTATTGCCGTTATTTACCGGGATAAACCCCCGCCGCCACAGAAAATACCATTTTGCTCCAAATGTGCTTACGCCGA